In the Anoplopoma fimbria isolate UVic2021 breed Golden Eagle Sablefish chromosome 7, Afim_UVic_2022, whole genome shotgun sequence genome, one interval contains:
- the LOC129093872 gene encoding GTPase IMAP family member 7-like: MSNRRRIVILGKTGSGKSSLANTIFGDESFKIGRTANSETSKCGAKTKPVNERKITLIDTPGFFDTNQSEEELKSGIVRCITECAPGPHAFLIVLKVERFTEHEQAVIAKINQYFSEEVYKYATVLFTHGDQLEEGQTIEDFVRGNELLSDLVKKCGGRCHVVDNKYWKNNQQDEYRNNQFQVKELLKTMDKITEANRGSYYTNEMLQVVEEEIKQEVELIRQSPGNMSEEEIREKAKDRVYERLLINLAGITTGVLLGAVFGVAVMVKLVVLVLAKIAKGVSAAIAEAGTGTGAAAGAAALGAAGAGAGAGPGAGAGAGEITRIFFLKHVRDRDQREG, from the exons GTGGGAAAAGCAGCCTGGCTAACACCATATTTGGAGATGAATCATTCAAGATCGGCCGCACTGCCAACTCTGAAACTAGTAAATGTGGAGCCAAAACAAAACCTGTCAATGAAAGAAAGATCACTTTGATCGACACTCCTGGTTTCTTCGACACAAATCAatctgaggaggagctgaagtcTGGAATAGTGAGGTGTATCACAGAGTGCGCTCCTGGGCCTCATGCTTTTCTCATTGTGCTTAAAGTGGAGAGATTCACAGAGCATGAGCAGGCTGTCATCGCTAAAATAAACCAATACTTTTCTGAAGAAGTTTACAAGTATGCGACAGTTCTCTTTACTCATGGTGACCAGCTCGAGGAAGGACAGACCATTGAGGACTTTGTCCGTGGTAATGAGCTTCTGAGTGATCTGGTGAAGAAGTGCGGAGGCCGCTGCCACGTCGTTGATAATAAATACTGGAAGAACAACCAGCAGGATGAATACAGGAACAACCAGTTCCAAGTGAAGGAGCTGCTCAAAACAATGGATAAGATAACTGAGGCAAACAGAGGAAGCTACTACACCAATGAGATGCTACAAGTAgtggaggaagaaataaaacaggagGTGGAGCTCATTAGACAGTCACCAGGAAACATGTCAGAGGAAGAGATCAGAGAGAAGGCTAAAGACAGAGTATATGAGAGGCTTTTGATCAACCTGGCAGGTATCACAACAGGTGTATTGTTAGGGGCTGTTTTTGGTGTAGCAGTGATGGTCAAACTAGTTGTCTTAGTTTTAGCCAAAATTGCAAAAGGTGTATCAGCAGCAATAGCAGAAGCAGGGACAGgaacaggagcagcagcaggagcagcagcattaggagcagcaggagcaggagcaggagcaggaccaggagcaggagcaggagcaggag AAATAACCAGAATCTTTTTTCTGAAACATGTCAGAGATAGAGATCAGAGAGAAGGCTAA